The Pantoea sp. At-9b genome includes a window with the following:
- a CDS encoding antibiotic biosynthesis monooxygenase, whose amino-acid sequence MNYPQQAHHVTLVITHSIQPEKQADYEKWLETIMPQAASFPGHLGVNVLRPVHGDNAYTVLIRFVGMDELYAWLKSPARQELVRELPAILAQPEHIEVRPGAAFWFTPTQKGQVKPAKWKQYLLTLGVIFPSANLVPWFWNTVLPVSHGTLWGNFLDNASVVALVVFLWMPLLTRVLKQWLIGRNA is encoded by the coding sequence ATGAATTACCCACAACAGGCTCATCACGTCACGCTGGTGATTACACACAGCATCCAGCCGGAAAAACAGGCCGACTATGAAAAGTGGCTGGAAACCATCATGCCGCAGGCGGCCAGCTTTCCGGGACATCTCGGCGTGAACGTGCTGCGTCCGGTGCACGGCGACAACGCCTACACCGTACTGATTCGCTTTGTGGGTATGGATGAGCTGTACGCCTGGCTGAAATCGCCTGCCCGTCAGGAACTGGTCAGGGAACTCCCGGCCATCCTGGCACAGCCGGAACATATTGAAGTTCGCCCCGGTGCCGCTTTCTGGTTTACCCCGACGCAAAAAGGCCAGGTCAAACCGGCCAAATGGAAACAATACTTACTCACGCTGGGGGTGATTTTTCCCTCAGCCAATCTGGTCCCCTGGTTTTGGAATACGGTGTTGCCGGTGAGCCACGGCACGCTGTGGGGGAATTTTCTCGATAATGCCAGCGTCGTGGCTTTAGTGGTTTTCCTGTGGATGCCACTGCTGACCCGCGTGTTAAAACAGTGGCTGATTGGCCGCAACGCATAA